In Ananas comosus cultivar F153 unplaced genomic scaffold, ASM154086v1, whole genome shotgun sequence, the sequence CGCCCTGCCCAAGCTTGCTCCGCACCAAAACTCCTCCAGATCGGatctcctctccttcctcttcaatctgtggtatttttttttaatttttttcttttcttcttcctgcTGTTAATCATATCCATGTTCttcctcttttaatttttttacaaatttcttGTACTTTGTGCAACTTAATCTTTTTCTCTACCTAGATCTTCATCATTTCATCCTAGATCTTGCatcttgttccttttttttttttgcataaaccctagctttttttattatttataaaaaaaaagcctaGAACTAAAAATGCATCTAGAGGCTCTTCTTCACATAGAGATTATcaaaatgaagattttgatgcttttaactTTGTATCTAGAGAAGCTCAAGATAAATTTCTTTTAGGTCGTCCCGTTCAACCTTGCCGTAACATTCatcatctaaattttgattgttaTGAACTTTTGGATAAACTCACACAAGTCGGATGGGATTTCTTTGTTCAAAATTCGCGACCTTTTTATCCGGACCTAATTAggactttttatgcaaatgccACTTTTAATTCCGAATTTACTACTATTTCTTCCCATTACCGAGGACGTGTTTTTGCCATTACTCCTATCCTTCTTCACACCGTTTTAAACATTCCAAATGACGGCGTTTGCTACTACCAAACCAACACATGGAACTTTCTTGCATTTTCTGAGGCGCAACTCcgcaatcattttctttttgaagATTCTACTTCACGAGAAGATTGCCCTCATCTTTCCTTTCCTCGCCCACTTTTTACTTACTAAAGTAGTTCTTCCTTGAGACGGTCACCACACCGCTGTTCAAAAAATGGATATTTTTCTACTTTATCATCTATTTACGGGAATCCGGGTTAATTTGGGGTATATCATTATTCGCCACATGGCCGTCGCCACTTCTCATCCCTCGCGCTCACTTCCATATGGCTCTTTGCTCACCGCCGTCCTCGAGTTCATGTCATTTGATCTTTCCGACGTGAGGCCGATGAAGTACCCCACCGCCATTTCTACAGCTACCTTCTCCACACTTGGCTTTAAGAAAAATCGTCATGGCATTTGGGTAAGAAAACATGTGATTGATTCGCCCAGCGAGCATGGTGATGTCACTGACGACGCCGAGGATGATCCTATGCCTTATGAGCCGCCACCTCGAGCACCTTCTCCACCAGTTGAGCCGCCGCCACGAGCATCTCCTCCACCCTTTGAGCCACCCCCTGCTGTGCCTCCGCCTTATGCTCCTCCTCCTATGGATTTTCAAAACCAGGTTTttaatcgacttgataggatgGAAGAACATATGCATGCTCTATAGACAGATGTTTTCGGCATCAAGGCATACATGGACTCTATCTTTGGACCTTCTAGTGCCTTTTATGCCGCGTATGGACCCCACGTTGATCGACCATCCTCCTCCACTATGCCTCCACCAGTTTCGCCTACGGATCATGAGGACGATGAAGaggatgacgatgatgatgatgattagcTTATGTTTCTACCACTTTTTGCTAGTctctttttatgcttttttttgtgATGACAAAGGGGGAGAACTTGCTATGTGATATACTATGCTATGCTTGTGGTTTATTATACTGCATATGTTTTATTATGCTATGCTATGTGAACCTCGTTTACATTTTGATATTTGCCTAGATGGTTGCTTACTTCTTTTATtgtgatatatgctatgcctaTGATTGTGTTATATGCTtgttaaatatatgcatatatttagggGGAGTATTCTACTCTTTTGCTCTCTACTCATTTGGATATTATATCACATTATTTGTCATcatcaaaaagggggagattgttggcCAAGTGGCCCTAATcttctattagattttgatgataacaaataattacgattattggactaatcttttatcttgagttttgtgttttagatctctctatattcaaaaaggattcaagatgggcaatattctagcaccaagcttcaccacttgaagctatgcttgcttcctttgtcaaatagacaaactcactctcttttttcttaaattgattaatattatgcttaAAGTGAGAAATTATGAGCTAAGTTTAAGCTATTCATttttatcaccttatagatcacttaaacaaatttctaacTTGTGATTAGGTGCATAGAATGTTAAaatattcgaaaaaaaaaagctcaagtTCTGTGTTCTGTCAAGTTACGatttctggaccctgttctgggcgccctaaagtggatccgaatcttttgagactttttggatcctgcctgtttgctgttcgggtgatcCAGAAACTTCTTTACCTAATCTGGGCACCATTACTTCAAATTAGAGCAACCAAGGctatttgacttgacaggttgcatATCAGCCCAAAAAAGT encodes:
- the LOC109706374 gene encoding classical arabinogalactan protein 9-like, which codes for MAVATSHPSRSLPYGSLLTAVLEFMSFDLSDVRPMKYPTAISTATFSTLGFKKNRHGIWVRKHVIDSPSEHGDVTDDAEDDPMPYEPPPRAPSPPVEPPPRASPPPFEPPPAVPPPYAPPPMDFQNQTDVFGIKAYMDSIFGPSSAFYAAYGPHVDRPSSSTMPPPVSPTDHEDDEEDDDDDDD